The proteins below are encoded in one region of Myxococcales bacterium:
- a CDS encoding DUF4388 domain-containing protein, protein MPDRLANPPAGGQTRLALRFISGKYQGGEYPLEEGRQIVIGRSSDLDMVLVEEMVSRRHAQINMNGGVISIEDLGSTNGTFVNGEKIQRATLREGDRVLVGTSILKVVSVPLEDVRSEGSGAARRPAPTMQQRTMVGEAPRMTGNIEEIPLPDLLQLFGTSKKNGVLVIRTETLTGRIFLSTGLVSHAMIEGMPQLSAAKAAYRMLAWQSGVFELDPPAAEEPENPWNVSVQSLLMEGFRQQDDLNRLLDDLPPLEHRLQLRTPLEAPLHELEPTHLDVLQLALNSSSIAALFDRTSVTDLETAEVLKSLIKRGYLADIP, encoded by the coding sequence ATGCCCGACAGACTCGCGAATCCCCCCGCCGGTGGCCAAACCCGCCTCGCGCTACGGTTCATTTCTGGCAAGTACCAGGGAGGGGAATATCCGCTCGAAGAGGGCCGTCAGATCGTGATCGGTCGTTCGAGTGATCTCGACATGGTCCTGGTCGAAGAGATGGTCTCGCGCAGGCACGCGCAGATCAACATGAACGGCGGCGTGATCAGCATCGAGGATCTGGGCTCGACGAACGGAACCTTCGTCAACGGTGAAAAGATCCAGCGAGCCACACTGCGTGAAGGGGATCGCGTGCTGGTCGGAACCAGCATTCTGAAGGTCGTGTCCGTCCCGCTCGAGGATGTACGGAGCGAGGGTTCCGGCGCCGCCCGCCGACCCGCTCCCACGATGCAGCAGCGCACCATGGTGGGTGAGGCGCCGCGCATGACCGGCAATATCGAGGAGATCCCGCTGCCCGACCTGTTGCAGCTGTTCGGAACCTCGAAGAAGAACGGTGTGCTCGTCATTCGGACCGAGACGCTCACCGGGCGCATCTTCCTGAGCACGGGACTCGTCTCGCACGCGATGATCGAGGGCATGCCCCAGCTCTCCGCGGCGAAGGCGGCGTATCGCATGCTCGCGTGGCAGAGCGGTGTGTTCGAGCTCGACCCGCCGGCCGCCGAGGAACCCGAGAATCCCTGGAACGTCAGCGTGCAGAGCTTGTTGATGGAGGGCTTCCGGCAGCAAGACGATCTCAATCGTCTGCTCGACGATCTGCCGCCGCTCGAGCACCGGCTCCAGCTGCGTACTCCGCTCGAAGCACCCCTTCACGAGCTCGAGCCCACTCACTTGGACGTCTTGCAGCTGGCTCTGAATTCTTCCTCGATCGCCGCGCTCTTCGACCGTACGTCGGTGACGGATCTCGAGACCGCTGAGGTCCTGAAGTCGCTGATCAAACGCGGCTACCTCGCCGACATCCCGTAG
- a CDS encoding two-component system sensor protein → MYARVEVDLRTRTSLFCGALALAIAVSILLRGRRGRAHLFFAAFAADIGLWYIAQWLYHFVHSEVWVRFTAILAVLLPQFAVHLFEVLVPRRDRRSTLVRVAGVLMVPMMVLVLSPLHKHGLVRGAVMLYVFGLIAAGLWSLALRGERSRSRATQQRVRFLVVVGALAAAFTLADFLWFIGAPLPPVGAVLSIVFLFILAESMIRERLVDLYDILGRLVVSTALAFTLAGIFYVFVVLVGGFSTMYLNAILAAIVILVLFDPLRDKVEHYIHFAFFRERVDLDRALLKARQKLAHVLEGREMMQVVLSALEASRRVTAAALYLRDPTGPDFELGQAFGPLPPPRIDSATARPLLDRLAAAPSVPLELLRHDVVERRRGDRTPALEADERLLATAEVLGPYKDGVCLAVRGEGQAIVAIMLIADDRVSDAFSSEDVALLETLCVQMAVVIENSQQYRRMQERDRLAALGQMAAGLAHEVKNPLGAIKGAAQLLNEPEGGGDADPNAREFLGIILEEVDRLDRVVGSVLDYARPSKGNPGAVDVNAVIRRTLQVLSSGQSGDEAVSTELAAELPLVRADAEQLRQVLMNLVQNALYATGGKGSGVTVSTRLRPAGRAKTESVEISVRDHGTGISPQVLKSLFVPFFTTKEKGTGLGLAISQRLVEEWGGRIEVQSQPGSGSTFSVVLPAGIELSPTPRPSGAEERLPSAGPEAEPA, encoded by the coding sequence GTGTACGCTCGAGTCGAAGTGGATCTTCGCACGCGCACCTCTCTGTTCTGCGGCGCGTTGGCGCTGGCGATCGCCGTGTCGATCCTGCTGCGCGGCAGGCGGGGCAGGGCTCACCTGTTCTTTGCGGCGTTCGCCGCCGATATCGGCCTCTGGTACATCGCGCAGTGGCTTTACCACTTCGTTCACTCCGAGGTGTGGGTGCGTTTCACCGCCATCTTGGCCGTGCTCCTGCCGCAGTTCGCCGTTCACTTGTTCGAGGTGCTGGTTCCTCGGCGCGACCGCCGTTCGACTCTGGTTCGGGTAGCCGGCGTGCTGATGGTCCCGATGATGGTGCTCGTCCTGTCACCGTTGCACAAACACGGCTTGGTGCGCGGCGCGGTGATGCTCTACGTCTTCGGGCTGATCGCCGCCGGACTCTGGTCGCTGGCGCTGCGGGGTGAACGCAGCCGTTCGCGCGCCACTCAGCAGCGTGTGAGATTTCTGGTGGTCGTCGGGGCGCTCGCCGCAGCCTTTACCCTGGCGGACTTTCTCTGGTTCATCGGGGCGCCTTTGCCGCCAGTGGGTGCGGTCCTCAGCATCGTCTTCTTGTTCATTCTGGCGGAATCGATGATCCGCGAGCGCCTCGTCGATCTCTACGACATCCTCGGGCGCTTGGTGGTGTCGACGGCGCTGGCCTTCACGCTGGCCGGGATCTTCTACGTGTTCGTGGTTTTGGTGGGCGGTTTCTCCACCATGTATTTGAACGCGATCCTCGCGGCCATCGTGATCCTGGTGCTGTTCGATCCGTTGCGCGACAAGGTCGAGCATTACATCCACTTCGCCTTCTTCCGCGAGCGTGTCGACCTGGACCGAGCGCTGCTGAAGGCACGGCAGAAACTGGCGCACGTGCTCGAAGGTCGCGAGATGATGCAGGTGGTCCTCTCGGCGCTGGAGGCCTCGCGACGGGTCACCGCCGCCGCACTCTACCTCCGAGATCCCACGGGTCCCGACTTCGAGCTGGGGCAGGCCTTCGGCCCACTTCCGCCCCCGCGTATCGATTCCGCGACCGCCCGCCCGCTGCTCGACCGACTGGCGGCGGCGCCGTCGGTCCCGCTCGAGCTCTTGCGCCACGACGTGGTCGAACGGCGCCGCGGCGACCGCACGCCCGCGCTCGAGGCGGACGAGCGTCTGCTGGCCACTGCGGAGGTGCTTGGACCCTACAAGGACGGGGTTTGTCTGGCCGTGCGGGGCGAGGGTCAGGCGATCGTGGCCATCATGCTGATCGCCGATGATCGAGTCTCCGACGCGTTCAGCAGCGAGGACGTCGCCCTGCTGGAGACTCTGTGTGTGCAGATGGCCGTCGTGATCGAGAACTCGCAACAATATCGGCGTATGCAGGAGCGTGATCGCCTGGCAGCACTCGGACAGATGGCGGCCGGCTTGGCGCACGAAGTAAAGAACCCGCTGGGCGCGATCAAAGGTGCCGCCCAGCTGCTCAACGAGCCCGAAGGTGGTGGTGATGCGGATCCCAATGCGCGTGAGTTCCTGGGTATCATCTTGGAGGAGGTCGATCGGCTCGACCGGGTGGTGGGGTCGGTGCTCGACTACGCCCGGCCATCCAAGGGCAACCCCGGCGCGGTCGACGTGAACGCGGTCATTCGTCGGACGCTGCAGGTGCTCTCATCCGGGCAGTCCGGGGACGAGGCGGTCTCGACGGAGCTCGCCGCGGAGCTTCCCCTGGTGCGCGCCGACGCCGAGCAACTGAGGCAGGTGCTGATGAACCTGGTTCAGAACGCGCTCTACGCCACGGGGGGCAAGGGCAGCGGGGTTACCGTGTCGACCCGTTTGAGGCCCGCGGGTCGGGCGAAGACCGAGTCCGTCGAGATCTCCGTGCGAGACCACGGCACCGGGATCTCGCCCCAGGTGCTCAAGAGCCTGTTTGTTCCCTTCTTCACGACCAAGGAAAAGGGAACAGGCCTCGGCCTCGCCATCAGCCAGCGCCTGGTCGAAGAGTGGGGCGGGCGCATCGAGGTGCAGTCCCAGCCTGGGTCGGGCTCGACTTTTTCAGTAGTACTCCCAGCCGGAATTGAGCTCAGCCCCACCCCGCGGCCCTCGGGCGCCGAGGAGCGGCTGCCCAGCGCGGGCCCGGAAGCCGAGCCTGCCTGA
- a CDS encoding sigma-54-dependent Fis family transcriptional regulator, with translation MALLAERLDGGLSAQPNAACSGFMLLDERVQTRDAHGVLRVTSAEAGFEAISAHVERRAEAIGRRVVRADLHAESPWRDAALRLGLANLPHDVDAAADLLVSAASGVSAVLLVALGSESAWDDAIASAVADRRGGALFIILMPRALPGSTLDVLDIPAELDGAALARWWEAVAAARSRAAHSKLSDLNAWMDGAERGEGRQPEELLAELPASARELFACLSLAHRAWPVSGVAELGAAADLELLIRRGLVSVRDELISVARIPNPSAAPRELAERVAAAMARLLPRDALGFARSAELWAGLGQLGPAESAMHSALNSVDDGAFRASLWARFGALLDTAPETAASDARLRGAELALELGDADVGLAWAQRIGCAEQPARAAFVLGRAALARGDLVSAFAALERARDLSDDDEAKWAASVQIGEVRYAAGELTEAAEIAQCVQSSAQTASVRLAARNLLGKLLLARGEWATADAHFAADECEAIGNGDSTAELRARVNRAIALLSRGASEPARAMLAQVLSDAQARGERRAVGFALSNLAVLAIERHDYGHALELLERTIAAHRRVGDRLNFARDISNIVELRLRLGLLEQAEQALRFGRHALGPGAPGSRAAEIALASAQVHLALRRTPEAERDVRSALRSAAMSSDGDKLGECHRVAARVALDDGAVGRAEVEIGRARALAATPYDHAEVALLEALSLRAQGRPARAAAEHAVAATHEAGDEELARQAHVLSAEIALSEADDLAAQTHLAAARALVDDVLRSLSGHVREAYLARPALMHLARLERAVVDAPESESEPVSLRLPSQAPRQAAGEIVYVGKHPSVRALLDSLGRVGPSDATVLIHGESGTGKELISELIHGHSQRARGPLVRVNCAALVESLLLSELFGHEKGAFTGASSRRRGRFERANGGTLFLDEIGDISPRTQVALLRVLEERRIERVGGSAPIAVDVRIVCATHRDLRTLVERGQFREDLYYRLSGINLEVPSLRERLSDLPLLCDAILERIARERGEAAKSLTREAIELLGRHRWPGNVRELENALRAVSVLSEREVLDVQDFVEHVEALRKLALEPQSVRRDSTALRAAAPGGSSSSAGVPVTEVAYREIRQGSTSLSDLKRNIERECIERALEDAGGNITRAATLLGMKRPRLSQLVKQYGFLVNGTEDPS, from the coding sequence TTGGCACTTCTTGCGGAACGACTGGACGGGGGCCTGTCGGCGCAGCCGAATGCGGCCTGCTCCGGCTTCATGCTGCTCGACGAGCGTGTGCAAACCCGGGACGCCCACGGCGTGCTGCGAGTCACGAGCGCCGAGGCCGGCTTCGAGGCGATTTCGGCTCACGTCGAGCGCCGCGCCGAGGCAATCGGCCGGCGCGTGGTGCGTGCCGACCTGCACGCGGAGAGTCCGTGGCGCGATGCAGCGCTGCGGCTGGGTCTCGCGAACTTGCCACACGACGTCGATGCCGCGGCTGATCTCTTGGTCAGCGCCGCGAGCGGCGTGAGCGCCGTCTTGCTCGTCGCGCTCGGCAGCGAGAGTGCATGGGACGACGCAATCGCGAGTGCCGTAGCCGATCGACGCGGGGGTGCGCTGTTCATCATCCTGATGCCGCGCGCTCTCCCGGGTTCGACACTCGACGTGCTCGACATCCCCGCGGAGCTCGACGGCGCAGCCCTCGCTCGTTGGTGGGAAGCAGTGGCGGCCGCGCGCAGTCGGGCCGCGCACTCGAAACTCTCCGACCTCAACGCTTGGATGGACGGCGCAGAGCGAGGTGAAGGCCGCCAGCCCGAAGAGTTGCTCGCGGAGCTCCCGGCTTCCGCGCGGGAGTTGTTTGCGTGCCTCTCGCTCGCGCATCGGGCCTGGCCCGTGTCGGGAGTTGCCGAGCTCGGAGCAGCAGCAGATCTCGAGCTCCTCATACGACGCGGACTCGTCTCGGTGCGGGACGAATTGATCTCCGTCGCTCGCATCCCGAACCCGTCCGCCGCCCCGCGCGAGCTCGCTGAGCGGGTCGCCGCGGCGATGGCGCGCCTGCTTCCCCGCGACGCGCTGGGATTCGCCAGGAGCGCCGAGCTCTGGGCGGGATTGGGTCAACTCGGCCCTGCCGAGAGCGCCATGCATTCGGCGCTCAACTCGGTTGACGATGGCGCGTTCCGCGCCAGCCTCTGGGCCAGGTTTGGCGCGCTCCTGGACACAGCGCCGGAAACGGCTGCGAGCGACGCGCGCCTGCGCGGCGCCGAGTTGGCGCTGGAGCTCGGGGATGCCGACGTCGGGCTGGCGTGGGCTCAACGGATTGGATGCGCGGAGCAGCCGGCCCGCGCGGCATTCGTGCTCGGCCGCGCCGCCCTGGCGCGGGGTGATCTGGTCTCGGCCTTCGCCGCCCTCGAGCGGGCTCGCGACCTGTCCGACGATGACGAGGCCAAGTGGGCCGCGAGTGTCCAGATCGGCGAGGTACGCTACGCCGCCGGTGAGCTGACGGAGGCTGCGGAGATCGCCCAGTGTGTCCAGAGCTCGGCGCAGACCGCGTCGGTGCGCCTGGCCGCGCGGAACTTGCTCGGCAAGCTGCTCCTCGCCCGCGGCGAATGGGCGACGGCGGACGCGCATTTTGCTGCCGACGAGTGTGAAGCGATCGGGAACGGCGACTCCACCGCCGAGCTGCGGGCGCGGGTGAATCGCGCGATTGCGCTGCTGTCACGCGGAGCATCCGAGCCCGCTCGCGCCATGCTCGCGCAGGTGCTCAGCGATGCCCAGGCCCGTGGTGAGCGGCGCGCGGTCGGCTTCGCGCTCAGCAACCTCGCGGTGCTCGCCATCGAGCGTCACGACTACGGACACGCACTCGAGCTCCTCGAACGTACGATTGCCGCGCACCGTCGGGTCGGTGACCGTCTGAACTTCGCCCGAGACATCTCCAACATCGTCGAGCTGCGCCTACGCCTGGGCTTGCTGGAGCAGGCGGAGCAGGCGCTGCGCTTCGGTCGGCACGCCCTCGGGCCGGGCGCGCCCGGCTCCCGCGCCGCTGAAATTGCCCTGGCTTCGGCGCAGGTTCACCTGGCGCTCCGGCGGACGCCGGAAGCCGAACGCGACGTGCGCAGTGCGCTCCGCTCGGCGGCGATGTCCAGCGACGGTGACAAGTTGGGTGAGTGCCACCGTGTTGCAGCCCGAGTCGCTCTGGACGACGGGGCGGTCGGGCGAGCCGAGGTCGAGATCGGACGTGCGCGGGCCCTGGCCGCCACACCCTACGATCACGCGGAGGTTGCTCTGCTCGAGGCCCTGTCACTCCGGGCCCAGGGTCGACCGGCCCGAGCCGCCGCGGAGCACGCGGTTGCCGCGACCCACGAGGCCGGCGACGAGGAGCTGGCCCGGCAGGCCCACGTGCTCAGCGCCGAAATCGCTCTCTCCGAGGCGGACGACCTGGCGGCGCAGACCCACCTCGCGGCGGCGCGAGCGCTCGTCGACGACGTGCTGCGATCGCTCTCGGGTCACGTACGCGAGGCGTATCTCGCCCGTCCGGCGCTGATGCATCTCGCGCGGCTGGAACGGGCCGTGGTCGATGCGCCGGAGTCGGAGAGCGAGCCGGTGTCCCTGCGGTTGCCGAGTCAGGCGCCCCGCCAGGCAGCGGGCGAAATAGTCTACGTCGGCAAACACCCCAGCGTGCGCGCGTTGCTCGACTCTCTTGGAAGGGTCGGACCGAGTGATGCGACTGTCTTGATCCACGGTGAGAGCGGGACCGGCAAAGAGCTGATCTCCGAGCTCATTCATGGCCACAGCCAGCGTGCTCGGGGGCCCCTCGTGCGCGTGAACTGTGCGGCCCTCGTCGAGTCCTTGCTGCTCAGCGAACTGTTCGGGCACGAGAAGGGAGCCTTCACCGGGGCAAGCTCCAGGCGCCGCGGCCGTTTCGAGCGGGCCAACGGTGGAACGCTGTTCCTCGACGAGATCGGGGACATTTCGCCGCGCACCCAGGTCGCGCTCCTGCGTGTCTTGGAGGAGCGTCGCATCGAGCGAGTGGGCGGGAGCGCCCCGATCGCCGTGGACGTCAGGATCGTCTGCGCGACCCATCGTGATCTTCGGACCCTGGTGGAGCGTGGCCAGTTCCGGGAGGATCTCTACTACCGTCTGAGCGGAATCAATCTCGAAGTGCCGTCGCTGCGCGAGCGGCTCTCGGACCTTCCACTCTTGTGCGACGCGATTCTCGAGCGCATCGCGCGGGAGCGCGGCGAGGCCGCGAAGAGCCTGACGCGAGAGGCCATCGAGCTCTTGGGGCGCCACCGTTGGCCCGGCAACGTGCGGGAGCTCGAGAACGCGCTGCGCGCCGTGTCGGTGCTTTCCGAGCGTGAAGTGCTCGATGTTCAGGACTTCGTCGAGCACGTCGAAGCCCTGCGGAAACTGGCGCTCGAGCCGCAGTCGGTTCGCCGCGACTCGACCGCTCTGAGGGCCGCTGCGCCCGGCGGCTCATCCAGCAGCGCCGGAGTGCCGGTGACCGAGGTCGCTTATCGAGAGATCCGGCAAGGCTCGACGAGCCTGTCCGACTTGAAACGCAACATCGAGCGCGAGTGCATCGAACGCGCGCTGGAAGACGCGGGTGGGAACATCACACGGGCGGCGACGCTTCTGGGAATGAAGCGTCCGCGGCTCAGCCAGCTAGTCAAACAGTATGGCTTCCTGGTCAACGGGACGGAGGATCCGTCATGA
- a CDS encoding DUF2520 domain-containing protein, producing the protein MNVVIIGRGKVGRALFAKLKHRQHTVRLHAARGKWPRVASDVELIVLAVRDDALPNVARRLARHAKPALAAAVVHVAGALGPDVLAPLRGRSAGVGSAHPLVSFASTKRFPDFDGALLLVAGDRVAVSRARRLGRALGCVPRSWPSVSAERYHALAALVSNGAVALAATAAHELVAAGAPAGEVTPALGVLLRTVAENLLKLGLPTALTGPIRRGDAATVAKHLRQLERQGSEITGLYRALGLAQLPLAAAIGEATPAAQRAIRQALSPPAPGRRRV; encoded by the coding sequence ATGAACGTCGTCATCATTGGACGCGGCAAGGTCGGTCGCGCGCTGTTTGCCAAGCTGAAACACAGGCAGCACACCGTACGACTGCACGCTGCCCGGGGTAAGTGGCCGCGCGTCGCCAGTGACGTCGAGCTGATCGTGCTGGCGGTGCGCGACGACGCCTTGCCAAACGTCGCGCGGCGCCTGGCTCGGCACGCGAAGCCAGCGCTGGCTGCTGCCGTGGTCCACGTCGCGGGAGCACTCGGTCCCGACGTGCTCGCGCCGCTTCGCGGTCGTTCGGCGGGTGTGGGATCCGCTCATCCGCTGGTGAGTTTTGCGTCGACGAAGCGCTTCCCCGACTTCGACGGCGCGCTGCTGCTGGTCGCCGGCGACCGCGTGGCGGTCAGCCGCGCGCGGCGCCTCGGGCGGGCGCTGGGCTGTGTGCCCAGGAGCTGGCCAAGCGTTTCGGCGGAGCGTTATCATGCCCTCGCGGCGCTGGTCTCCAACGGCGCGGTCGCCCTCGCTGCCACCGCTGCGCACGAGCTGGTCGCCGCGGGCGCTCCCGCGGGCGAGGTGACCCCGGCACTTGGGGTGTTGCTGCGGACGGTGGCGGAGAATCTGCTCAAACTCGGGCTTCCGACCGCGCTCACCGGGCCCATCCGCCGCGGCGACGCCGCTACGGTGGCCAAACACCTGCGCCAGCTTGAGCGCCAAGGTAGCGAAATAACTGGATTATACCGAGCCCTTGGCTTGGCTCAGCTGCCTCTGGCCGCGGCCATCGGCGAGGCCACCCCCGCGGCGCAACGTGCCATCCGCCAGGCCCTCTCTCCGCCCGCTCCGGGCCGCCGCCGCGTATGA
- a CDS encoding nicotinate-nicotinamide nucleotide adenylyltransferase, giving the protein MTARTPVAIFGGSFNPPHVAHVLAVTYTLAFGGIQELLVVPVFEHAFSKDLAPFVERVELCRLAFGWLPRVRVSAVEAELPTPSFTLQTLERLAEEHPEWALRLVIGSDVLHERDKWRAFERIERLAPPLVLGRAGFPHPSAPLALLPEVSSTEVRGLLGATANAARDIRLRALVPRDVLAYIDERGLYR; this is encoded by the coding sequence ATGACGGCGCGCACGCCGGTCGCGATCTTCGGCGGCAGCTTCAATCCCCCGCACGTCGCGCACGTGCTCGCCGTCACCTACACGCTGGCGTTCGGGGGCATTCAGGAGCTGCTCGTGGTGCCGGTGTTCGAGCACGCATTCAGCAAGGATCTCGCGCCTTTCGTCGAACGCGTGGAGCTCTGCCGCCTGGCCTTCGGCTGGTTGCCCCGCGTGCGGGTCTCTGCGGTCGAAGCGGAGCTTCCGACGCCCAGCTTCACGCTCCAGACGCTCGAGCGACTGGCCGAGGAGCACCCCGAGTGGGCGCTCAGACTGGTGATTGGATCGGACGTGCTCCACGAACGCGACAAGTGGCGTGCGTTCGAGCGTATCGAGCGCCTCGCGCCACCGTTGGTGCTCGGGCGCGCGGGGTTTCCCCACCCGTCCGCGCCACTGGCGTTGTTGCCCGAGGTCTCTTCCACCGAAGTGCGCGGACTGCTCGGAGCTACCGCGAACGCCGCTCGAGACATCCGCCTGCGCGCGCTGGTGCCGCGCGACGTGCTCGCGTACATCGACGAGCGTGGGCTGTATCGATGA
- a CDS encoding (2Fe-2S)-binding protein, with product MPSRLKSLENPVEISHDGAVVPAERGEPLAVALIAADRLPLARSPKLHRPRGPYCLRGGCDGCLARVDGVPNVMTCLRATRGGEVIETQNVLGTRELDALRAADFLFPKGIDHHRLFAGIRGVSAVVQSFARRVAGLGTLPANVEPSRPATRRELEVLVIGGGLAGLSALAALDARAWLVDDGPSIGGAARALSPERLGELSARATANGGTLAARTTAIALYREPERPDGRMHVIALGPEGATLFVPRVVILATGRHEPVPAFGENELPGVYSAHAALALWRAGVTLGKRVAVVGGGAAADRYAELVAEQTAIVRFEETEVVRARGRSKVSGLVLTGEKSERNERVEAIVLGGRGSPALELAIQAGASAEFDALEAYRLRVDADGLVAPGVLAAGSLVGDDDAAVAGARAASRAKQLLGAG from the coding sequence ATGCCATCGCGGCTGAAATCCCTCGAAAACCCGGTGGAAATTAGCCACGACGGCGCCGTGGTTCCGGCCGAGCGCGGTGAGCCGCTGGCCGTCGCGTTGATCGCGGCCGATCGCCTGCCGCTGGCCCGCAGTCCCAAACTTCACCGACCCCGTGGGCCGTACTGTCTCCGAGGCGGCTGTGACGGTTGCCTGGCGCGTGTCGACGGAGTGCCGAACGTGATGACGTGTCTGCGTGCCACTCGCGGCGGCGAGGTGATCGAGACCCAGAACGTACTCGGCACACGGGAGCTCGATGCGCTGCGGGCCGCAGACTTCCTGTTCCCGAAGGGAATCGACCACCACCGCTTGTTCGCCGGCATCCGCGGCGTATCCGCGGTCGTGCAGAGCTTCGCGCGCCGGGTCGCGGGGCTCGGCACTCTTCCCGCCAACGTCGAACCCAGCCGACCGGCGACACGACGCGAGCTCGAAGTCTTGGTCATCGGCGGAGGCCTCGCGGGACTGTCGGCGCTCGCGGCGCTCGATGCCCGGGCCTGGCTCGTCGACGACGGACCCAGCATCGGCGGAGCTGCCCGCGCGCTCTCACCCGAGCGCCTGGGCGAGCTTTCGGCCCGAGCCACGGCCAATGGCGGAACGCTGGCAGCGCGTACCACGGCCATCGCACTCTACCGCGAGCCGGAGCGCCCGGACGGGCGGATGCACGTCATCGCGTTGGGCCCCGAAGGGGCCACGCTGTTCGTGCCGCGGGTCGTCATCCTGGCGACTGGCCGCCACGAGCCGGTGCCGGCGTTCGGTGAGAACGAGCTCCCCGGCGTATACTCTGCGCACGCGGCGCTCGCGCTGTGGCGGGCAGGCGTCACGCTCGGCAAACGCGTCGCCGTCGTCGGCGGCGGCGCGGCCGCAGACCGCTACGCCGAGTTGGTTGCGGAGCAGACTGCGATCGTGCGCTTCGAAGAAACCGAGGTGGTTCGCGCGCGAGGACGCTCGAAGGTGTCTGGGCTCGTGCTCACCGGGGAGAAGAGCGAACGGAACGAGCGGGTCGAGGCCATCGTGCTCGGGGGCCGTGGCTCACCGGCCCTGGAGCTGGCGATCCAGGCAGGCGCCTCGGCCGAATTCGACGCCCTCGAAGCATATCGGCTGCGCGTCGACGCCGACGGACTGGTCGCGCCTGGGGTGCTCGCAGCGGGCAGCTTGGTCGGAGACGACGATGCGGCCGTTGCCGGCGCCCGCGCTGCTTCCCGAGCAAAACAGCTGCTCGGAGCCGGCTGA
- a CDS encoding heme exporter protein CcmB translates to MSVAAASSTRSQAPPRPPGFFSQAFLILKKDLLIELQSGEVVTTSAFFALLVVIIASFSFYGGPASKRLVAAGTMWLSIAFAAVLALGRAWQREREEGALAGLLVAPLSRAALFLGKAMGLVAFLGVVELVVLPLSALLFSIDLTVVGPGLLLICLLSTPGLAATGTLFGSMTVRTRARDLLLAIVLLPLLAPTLLASVAATRELLGGAPISELGDYFKLMGVFDVVFVSGGLALFGTLIEG, encoded by the coding sequence ATGTCGGTAGCCGCCGCCTCGTCCACGCGATCCCAGGCGCCACCGCGGCCTCCGGGTTTTTTCTCGCAGGCATTCTTGATCCTGAAGAAGGACTTGCTGATCGAGCTTCAGAGCGGCGAGGTCGTGACCACGAGCGCGTTCTTCGCCTTGCTCGTCGTGATCATCGCGTCGTTTTCGTTCTACGGCGGACCCGCTTCCAAGCGCCTCGTCGCCGCGGGCACCATGTGGCTGTCGATCGCGTTTGCCGCCGTGCTGGCGTTGGGGCGGGCCTGGCAACGCGAACGGGAGGAGGGTGCGCTGGCGGGGCTGCTGGTGGCGCCGCTGTCGCGGGCCGCGCTCTTCCTCGGCAAGGCCATGGGGCTCGTCGCTTTCTTGGGTGTGGTCGAGCTGGTCGTGCTGCCGCTGAGCGCGCTGCTCTTCTCCATCGATCTGACGGTCGTCGGTCCGGGGCTCTTGCTCATCTGCTTGCTCTCGACCCCGGGCCTCGCGGCCACGGGGACCCTGTTCGGCTCGATGACGGTGCGGACTCGCGCCCGGGACCTGCTGCTCGCCATCGTGCTCTTGCCGCTGCTCGCCCCGACCCTGCTCGCGTCGGTGGCCGCCACGCGAGAGCTGCTCGGCGGCGCGCCGATTTCGGAGCTCGGAGACTATTTCAAACTGATGGGTGTGTTCGACGTCGTGTTCGTGAGCGGTGGGCTCGCGCTGTTCGGGACGCTGATCGAAGGCTGA
- a CDS encoding DUF2505 family protein, whose product MADVRIEHVYNCSEDTFWDKLFFDDAYNDDLFKKALEFPVYEKLKQEDDDKEIRRSLNVVPKLAPMPGPLKAVVGEGLGYREDGTFDKKSRRYSIVITPNKLADKVTIKGSLYTKPQGDKCVRVFDCTVIAKIFGVGGMLEKRIIGDMEESYKKGADFSNKWIADKGL is encoded by the coding sequence ATGGCCGACGTTCGTATCGAGCACGTTTACAACTGCAGCGAAGACACCTTCTGGGACAAGCTGTTCTTCGACGACGCCTACAACGACGATCTGTTCAAGAAAGCGTTGGAGTTCCCCGTCTACGAGAAGCTCAAGCAAGAAGACGACGACAAGGAGATCCGACGCAGTCTCAACGTCGTTCCGAAGCTCGCCCCCATGCCCGGACCGCTGAAGGCCGTCGTGGGCGAGGGACTGGGTTATCGAGAGGACGGCACGTTCGACAAGAAGTCCCGTCGTTATTCGATCGTCATCACGCCCAACAAACTCGCGGACAAGGTGACCATCAAGGGCTCGCTCTACACCAAGCCGCAGGGCGACAAGTGCGTCCGGGTGTTCGACTGCACGGTCATCGCGAAGATCTTCGGAGTCGGCGGGATGCTCGAGAAGCGCATCATCGGTGACATGGAAGAAAGCTACAAAAAAGGCGCCGACTTCAGCAACAAGTGGATCGCCGACAAGGGGCTCTGA